One region of Mycobacterium riyadhense genomic DNA includes:
- a CDS encoding class I SAM-dependent methyltransferase: protein MPHSDVIADARLLANDGSVLEILRRQPATGEVDVIRDLLRPNCSVLDLGAGVGRIANPLVEHGYQVTAVDDCADLLAEVRGARTICARIEELRLPEKYDGVLLATNLINYPGIDLRRGVLATVAHHLKPTGKAIIQWRPPLWFASSRLGRTYRRVEGPRVLTRTFHTDRGGIVEGELTWECDGQMWKQPFRFERIAGDDLRRELDCAGLKSDTSDLESTEWLEVSHRRP, encoded by the coding sequence GTGCCCCATAGCGATGTGATAGCCGATGCCAGACTGCTGGCAAACGACGGCAGTGTGCTCGAGATTTTGCGTCGACAGCCCGCCACGGGTGAGGTCGACGTAATCCGGGACTTGCTCAGACCCAACTGCTCGGTGCTCGATCTCGGGGCGGGCGTGGGCCGCATCGCCAACCCTTTGGTCGAACACGGCTATCAGGTTACTGCCGTGGACGACTGCGCAGACCTACTCGCTGAGGTTCGCGGCGCCCGAACGATATGCGCCCGCATCGAGGAACTGCGGCTACCCGAGAAGTACGACGGTGTACTGCTGGCGACCAACCTGATCAACTACCCAGGGATTGACCTTCGAAGGGGCGTATTGGCCACGGTGGCGCATCACCTCAAACCGACAGGCAAGGCCATCATCCAGTGGAGACCACCGCTTTGGTTCGCTTCATCTCGGCTAGGCCGGACTTACCGACGGGTTGAGGGCCCGCGGGTGCTTACCAGGACCTTCCACACCGATCGCGGAGGAATTGTCGAAGGCGAGCTCACTTGGGAGTGCGACGGTCAAATGTGGAAACAGCCGTTTCGCTTCGAGCGCATAGCGGGCGACGACCTCCGGCGCGAACTCGATTGTGCGGGCTTGAAATCGGACACCAGTGATCTTGAGTCGACGGAATGGCTTGAGGTAAGTCACCGTCGGCCATAA
- a CDS encoding universal stress protein translates to MTVLVGYRAGRVGPSALQLAVRAARTLSTSLTVATVVPKPWPTPSLARVDAEYEDWAERLAADSAREAQRYLHTLAEGLEVSCLHLAHRSVSGGLIELVDELNAELVVLGSFPDGRRARVLIGSTANWLLHSSPVPVVISPRQYRSRTSRLTRITCGYSTTAESADVVRRCSGLAGRYGLPLRVITFAARGRTMYPPEVGLHAEALVLEAWAAQAREMMEKLRIDGIVGEDVVLQVVTGNGWQQALDAADWEDGEMLALGTSPRGDIARVFLGSHSGKIIRHSPVPVMVLPG, encoded by the coding sequence GTGACGGTCCTTGTCGGGTATCGGGCCGGCAGAGTCGGTCCGTCGGCGCTGCAGCTGGCGGTCCGTGCCGCGCGCACACTGAGCACTTCGCTCACCGTGGCGACCGTGGTGCCGAAACCCTGGCCGACACCATCGCTTGCACGTGTTGACGCCGAGTACGAGGACTGGGCGGAACGGCTTGCCGCGGACTCGGCGCGGGAGGCCCAGCGTTACTTGCACACATTGGCCGAAGGGCTCGAGGTCAGCTGTCTCCATCTTGCGCATCGGTCGGTGTCGGGTGGGTTGATCGAGCTGGTCGATGAGCTCAACGCCGAGCTTGTGGTGCTGGGGTCGTTTCCTGACGGGCGACGCGCCCGAGTGTTGATCGGTTCGACCGCCAACTGGCTGTTGCATTCGTCGCCGGTACCGGTTGTGATCAGCCCGCGTCAATACCGTTCCCGCACAAGCCGGTTGACACGGATCACATGTGGCTACTCGACAACGGCGGAGTCGGCGGACGTGGTGCGGCGATGCTCGGGGCTGGCCGGGCGCTACGGGCTTCCGTTACGGGTGATCACTTTCGCGGCCCGCGGCCGAACCATGTATCCACCGGAGGTGGGGCTGCATGCCGAGGCATTGGTCTTGGAAGCGTGGGCGGCCCAAGCGCGGGAAATGATGGAAAAGCTAAGAATTGACGGTATCGTCGGCGAAGACGTTGTGCTGCAGGTGGTTACCGGGAACGGCTGGCAGCAGGCGCTCGACGCGGCGGACTGGGAGGACGGCGAGATGCTGGCGTTGGGCACCTCACCGCGAGGCGATATCGCCAGGGTTTTCCTGGGGTCTCACAGTGGCAAGATCATCCGCCACAGTCCCGTGCCGGTGATGGTGCTGCCCGGGTAA